The Lysinibacillus timonensis nucleotide sequence ACAGTAAGTTTAGTGTTGCTTTTTTAAATATATTCCTAATAGAGAGAGCGTGTCCCGGAGTTCCAGCGCGATATCTGATAAATATAGGCTAACAAAGAAGAAGTATTGTAAATGAATTGAGCGGTTAAAAGGAATATTGGATCACATATTAATAGAATTCGAGCGGATAGCATGGGTGAATCAATCGCTAGCAAGCCGCGAAGATTTAATTGAGCAGATAAAGATGGGATTTGATTATATAGCAACACGTCTTGGTTGGAAATGTGAAAATAAAAATTACTACTTTGCTTGTATAAGGATGTACAAAAATAATTTTAGAGCAGATCTGGTTAATTTTTACAACTTGACATGGAGTCTCTGTGGGCATGGCTATATCCATCAAAAACCTATCTTTATCCAGGGCTGCTTAGCCACCCGAGGCTACCATAACTCGCCACGCCAAGTAAAGTTATAATAATGCCGAGGGGAAATATTTTGAACCACTAAAACAGACGTTTTTGTATATTTTTAAAAATCATTTCTACTTGAGAAGGGCTCTCAAGGACAAAACGTATGAGAAAGAGCGGAGAATTGTCCTCGAGAAGGGCTCTCAAGGACAAAACGCATGAAATAGAGCGGCGAATTGTCCTCGAGGAGGAGTCTCAAGGACAAAACGCATGAAATAGAGCGGCGAACTGTCCTCGAGGAGGGGGCTCGAGGACAAAATGCATGAGAGACAGCAGAGAACTGTCCTCGAGGAGGGGGCTCAAGGACAAAACGGATGAGAAAGAGCGGCGAACTGTCCTCGAGGAGGGGTCTCAAGGACAAAACGCATGAGAAATAGTAGAGAACTGTCCTCGAGAAGGGCTCTCAAGGACAAAACGGATGAAATAGAGCGGCGAATTGTCCTCGAGGAGGGCTCTCAAGGACAAAATGAATAAGAAATAGCAGAGAACTGTCCTCGAGAAGATAATGTCCGTATAATTGTGTAAAAAGAAAAAGAGTCTTTTTATTCTCTCTTTGATACAATGTTTTCAGCGACGATAAACATGAAAAGAGGAATAAAAATGACTCAATTACATCTTAACCTAGATATGGACTTATTAAAAGATTCGGTTTTAAATTCTGACCTGAACACAGTTGTTAAATCTGCTTTAGTACTAGTTTTAAATGAGTTTATGGAAAAGGAAAGAGACGAGTATTTACAGGCAGCGGCTTATGAACGATCCAACGAAAGAATCGACTATCGTAACGGCTACTACGAACGTGAGATTGTCATGAGTGTTGGAAAGTTAACATTAAAAGTCCCTAGAACTCGTAACGGTGAATTTTCTACTAGTGTATTTGAAAAATATGCTCGACACGATCAAGCATTAATCTTATCAATGATAGAAATGGTTGTGAATGGTGTCTCTACGAGAAAAGTCACGCAAATTGTGGAACAACTTTGTGGAGAAACGGTATCGAAATCACTAGTATCTTCTTTGACTCAAAAATTAGATCCGATTATTAACACCTGGGCTAACAGACCTTTAAATACTGTTTACTATCCTTATATTTTTCTAGATGCTATGTATATTAAAGTGCGTGAACATCACCAAGTTGTATCCAAGGCTGTCTATATTGCTACAGCTATTACAGAAGAGAATAAACGTGAAATTCTTGGTTTAAGTGTGGACCATGTGGAAAGTTATGAGAGCTGGAGTCGATTTCTCCAACACTTAAAATCCCGAGGAATTCAATCACCGAAGTTAGTTATATCTGATGCTCACCAAGGCTTACGAAAAGCTATTCAGCGTGAATTTATTGGAACTGTATGGCAAAGATGTAACGTTCATTTTAAACGTAATATTATTGAAAAGCTGCCGAAAAAGGATTCAGGAGATTTTCGTCTCATGATAAAACGAATTTTTGATGCAGTTACTCTTGAAGATATGCGTAATTTCAAAGACGAATTAATGGTTAAGTATGCAGAAGATCGGAAATTTGAAAAAGCACTTCAAGTTTTGGATGAAGGTTTCGAAGATACCATTCAATATATGAGTTTTCCGAAAGAAATACGTGTCAATATTAGAAGCACCAATTCTCTAGAACGTTTGAATCAAGAAGTGCGTAGAAGAGAGAACGTAATCCGTATCTTTCCTAACACCCAATCTGCCTTTAGATTAGTTGGTGCCGTATTAATGCATTATCAAGATAACGATTATTCGAAAAGAAAAGGACTTTCTAAATAGTAGATTGGTTATATTTTCAACCTCAACTCCCACTTATGGAGTATCCCACATTCAGTAAAGGCTATCAAAGTGAAAAGAGCCTTTGACAGCCTTTACTGAATGTGGAGTGATTAGCCCATGGGAGTTAAGGCTGAAAAATGGAATGAGGGTCAATTCATATGCCCCAAATTAACTACTAAACAATAGTTGAAAACATTCGTATTGAATTTTACACAATAATTAGGACTTGACTCTCGAGAAGGGCTCTCAAGGACAAAATGAATAAGAAATAGCAGAGAACTGTCCTCGAGAAGGAGTCTCAAGGACAAACCGGATGAACTGTTCTATTCCACTTCTGTCCCAGCCTCGAATACTCTATATACTTACCAAAGCCCGAGCACTTTCCACCATAGACCGCCAATACCTAGCCAAATGACGATGTGAACGATCGAGAGAATAAAGCCAACTCCCCACCATTTGTCTTGTGTGACATAGCCTGTACCGAAGAAAACAGGGGCTGGTCCGCTACCGTAATTCGTTAAACAGCCGAATAAGTTACTGAAAAATGCAAGTACGAGAGCTGAAACCATCGGCGGTGCACCTGCTACGACCAGAACGGAAAGGAATGCGCCGTACATCGCACTTACATGAGCTGTGTTACTTGCGAAAAAGTAATGTGAATAGAAATAAATAATCACAATGACCACTAACGCAATCAGCCAAGGCGTTCCCCCAATGATCCCTTGTACTTTATCGCCAAACCATGGAATCATGCCTGTACTATTCAGGAACATTGCCATCATTACTAAAACTGAAAACCAAACAAGTGTGTCCCATGCTCCTTGTTCTTGCTTAATATCAGACCATGATAACACGCCTGTAAGTAGCAATGCAGTTAAGCCAATGAATGCTGTTGTCGTTGCATCAAGTCCAAAGTTAGAACCGAATATCCATAAAACAAGTAGCAGAACAAAAATCCCAATCATAAAAAATTCTTCTCTTTTTAAAGGTCCCATTGAATCGAGTTTCTTTTGCGCCTCTTCTGTTGCAGAAGGGGTTTCCTTGATTTCAGGTGGATAGATTTTGTAAATGATATACGGCACAACAATTAAACTAATTAAACCTGGAACAATCGCTGCTACAGCCCAACCAACCCAAGTAATCGGGGTGCCCGTAATATCTTCTGCTAACTTTGAAGCTAAAGGGTTTGCCGCCATGGCCGTTAAGAACATGGCAGACGTAATCATATTCGCTTGGAATGAAGCGGTCGTTAAAAATGCGCCAATTTTTCTTTCTGTTCCATCGCCAGATCTAGAACCATATGTTTCAGACAAAGATCGAATAATCGGTAATAAAATCCCGCCAGCACGTGCCGTATTCGATGGCATGGCAGGAGAAAGGATTAAATCACTTGCAATCAGTGAATAGGATAACCCTAAAGTCTTTTTCCCAAATAGCCGAACGAATAAATAAGCTACTCGTGTACCAAGGCCTGTTTTAATGAACCCTCTAGAAATAAAAAACGCAATTACAATTAACCAAATCGTCGAGTTTTGAAACCCACTAAGAGCTTCCCCGAGCGTTAATGTTTTGGTCACGATGATGGCCGTTAAAGCTAAAATTGCCATACTACCCATTGGGATTGGTTTAACAATTAGCCCAATGATGGTTGCCACAAAGATAGCAAATAAATGCCATGCTTGTGCGCTCAAATCTTCTGGATGAGGAATGAACCATATAATGACACCAATGAGGACAACCACTAATAAAGGGATATACTTTACTTCCGTTTTTTCCTTCTGCTGATTCATTTTCAGGAGACTCCTCTCACAACGAATTATGTATTTCTTACATTAAACTTTCTAACATAACAATAACAAAAATATTATATTAAAATAATTAAAACACAAGAGCTAGAGAGCTTATATTTATATTGTAATACTAAAAATCTAGATAAGTATGAACTTTTAGTGAAATAAATATGCACCCTAACAATCAGATTTCGCTAATCATTAGGGTGCAATCCATAATATTAATATAAAGTTTTTGTTATTCCTTTATGTTGTGAAAAGGATATTAAAAATCAAAGTTGTCTGGATCTGGTCCAACACGAAGATTTTGATTTAGCTCGTTAATTTGCTGCATTTCTTCAGTTGTTAACTCAAAGTCAAAAACATCTGAGTTCTCAACAATTCGATGTTCTTTCGTTGACTTTGGAATCGTTACAACACCATTTTGTAAATCCCATCGAATGATGACTTGGGCAACCGTCTTGTTATGCTTATTAGCAATTTCTTGTAAAACAGGATTATCTAATAATTGACCTTGCATTAAAGGTGACCAAGCTTCTAGCTGAATGTCGTGTTCTTGACAAAAGCCTTGTAATTCCTTCTGTGTTAAACGAGGATGGTATTCCACTTGGTTGATCATTGGTTTAATCTCTGCATCTTTCATTAAATCTTCTAGATGGTGGATTTGGAAGTTACTAACACCAATCGCTTTTACTTTTCCTTCTTTATAAAGCGTTTCTAATGCGCGCCAAGCATCTCTATATTTTCCTTCTACTGGCCAATGAATGAGATATAAATCTAAATAGTCAAGACCGAGTTTCTTTAGACTAGTCTCATAAGCTGCAAGTGTCGATTCGTAACCAAGGTCAGAATTCCAAACCTTTGATGTAACAAATAAATCTTCTCTTGAGATATTCGCTTCTTGTATTCCTTCACGGATTGCTTGTCCGACGCCTTCTTCATTTGCATAAATGGCTGCTGTATCAATGCTACGGTATCCGTGTTTAATGGCAAATTTAACAGCATTCACTAATTCGGGACCTTCTTCGACTTTAAATACCCCAATACCAAACCATGGCATTTTCACACCATTATGCAATGTCGTTCTATCTTGTATGTTTTTCACCATAAAAAAACCTCCAATTTTTAATCAATATAGTGTTCGTTTGTAGTTACCTAAACTTTGGTATTATGAAGAAACCACCTCCTTTAATGGATCACGATTTTGGTCTTTTCTTTCAAGATAGGCACTCCAACCGGCAAGGATAGCCGCCATCAGTACCATTAAAGCGCCTACCCAAGAAGTGTGAATGAGTCCAATAGAATCGGTAATCAAACCACCTAAATAGGAACCAAGCGCAATGCCGGCATTGAATGCGGCGATATTAATGGCTGAGGCCACATCAACCCCAGTTGGTACAAAACGCTCTGCTAGCATCACTACATACACTTGTAAGCCGGGCACGTTCATAAAAGCGAGAAGCCCCATTAAGAATATAGTAATCAGTCCTGCTATTTTAAACGGTGCCGTAAACAATAACACAAATAAAATCACTGCTTGTACAATAAACATGTAAAATAATGCCCGAATCGGGTTGAGATTAGATAACTTCCCACCAACCATATTGCCAATTGCAATGGCAATACCATATACAAGTAGAATGACAGCAACAGTGCCTTCTTGAAAACCTGTAATCTCCTGTAGGATAGGCGTTAAATAAGTAAAGACGACAAACGTTCCGCCATAGCCTAATGCGGTAATGATAAATAACAACAGTAAACGCCCATTGGTCACTAATTTGAACTGATCGCGAAATGTCGAAAGAGTCCCTTTTCGTAAAGTGGATGGAATCAAGAAACTATTGGCTATTAGGGCCACAGCACCAATAATTACGATAATGATAAAGGCCATTCTCCAACCAAATTGCTGTCCAATAAATGTTCCTAATGGGACTCCTGTGACAGTCGCTACCGTGAGTCCAGAAAACATAATGGATATAGCGCTC carries:
- a CDS encoding IS256 family transposase — encoded protein: MTQLHLNLDMDLLKDSVLNSDLNTVVKSALVLVLNEFMEKERDEYLQAAAYERSNERIDYRNGYYEREIVMSVGKLTLKVPRTRNGEFSTSVFEKYARHDQALILSMIEMVVNGVSTRKVTQIVEQLCGETVSKSLVSSLTQKLDPIINTWANRPLNTVYYPYIFLDAMYIKVREHHQVVSKAVYIATAITEENKREILGLSVDHVESYESWSRFLQHLKSRGIQSPKLVISDAHQGLRKAIQREFIGTVWQRCNVHFKRNIIEKLPKKDSGDFRLMIKRIFDAVTLEDMRNFKDELMVKYAEDRKFEKALQVLDEGFEDTIQYMSFPKEIRVNIRSTNSLERLNQEVRRRENVIRIFPNTQSAFRLVGAVLMHYQDNDYSKRKGLSK
- a CDS encoding anion permease, whose product is MNQQKEKTEVKYIPLLVVVLIGVIIWFIPHPEDLSAQAWHLFAIFVATIIGLIVKPIPMGSMAILALTAIIVTKTLTLGEALSGFQNSTIWLIVIAFFISRGFIKTGLGTRVAYLFVRLFGKKTLGLSYSLIASDLILSPAMPSNTARAGGILLPIIRSLSETYGSRSGDGTERKIGAFLTTASFQANMITSAMFLTAMAANPLASKLAEDITGTPITWVGWAVAAIVPGLISLIVVPYIIYKIYPPEIKETPSATEEAQKKLDSMGPLKREEFFMIGIFVLLLVLWIFGSNFGLDATTTAFIGLTALLLTGVLSWSDIKQEQGAWDTLVWFSVLVMMAMFLNSTGMIPWFGDKVQGIIGGTPWLIALVVIVIIYFYSHYFFASNTAHVSAMYGAFLSVLVVAGAPPMVSALVLAFFSNLFGCLTNYGSGPAPVFFGTGYVTQDKWWGVGFILSIVHIVIWLGIGGLWWKVLGLW
- a CDS encoding aldo/keto reductase; protein product: MVKNIQDRTTLHNGVKMPWFGIGVFKVEEGPELVNAVKFAIKHGYRSIDTAAIYANEEGVGQAIREGIQEANISREDLFVTSKVWNSDLGYESTLAAYETSLKKLGLDYLDLYLIHWPVEGKYRDAWRALETLYKEGKVKAIGVSNFQIHHLEDLMKDAEIKPMINQVEYHPRLTQKELQGFCQEHDIQLEAWSPLMQGQLLDNPVLQEIANKHNKTVAQVIIRWDLQNGVVTIPKSTKEHRIVENSDVFDFELTTEEMQQINELNQNLRVGPDPDNFDF
- a CDS encoding MFS transporter gives rise to the protein MSLDKKHSTLALLALAISAFAIGTTEFISVGLLPLIATDLGISVTTAGLTVSLYALGVTFGAPILTSLTGNMSRKSLLLWVMVVFIIGNSIAASATSIGVLLVARIISAFSHGIFMSIGSTIAASLVPEQKRASAISIMFSGLTVATVTGVPLGTFIGQQFGWRMAFIIIVIIGAVALIANSFLIPSTLRKGTLSTFRDQFKLVTNGRLLLLFIITALGYGGTFVVFTYLTPILQEITGFQEGTVAVILLVYGIAIAIGNMVGGKLSNLNPIRALFYMFIVQAVILFVLLFTAPFKIAGLITIFLMGLLAFMNVPGLQVYVVMLAERFVPTGVDVASAINIAAFNAGIALGSYLGGLITDSIGLIHTSWVGALMVLMAAILAGWSAYLERKDQNRDPLKEVVSS